The Streptomyces racemochromogenes DNA segment CGGGGCGCGGATCCCCGCCCCGGCGCAGCACGAGCGCGATCCCGCGGTCGGCGGCAGGCCCGGCCGCCAGGGCTGAGCCGCTCCCCCCTGCCGGAGCCGGGGGTGGACCCGGGGCCCGGTCGGCGACAAACTTGCACCGCTAGGTTTCGCCCCACGTGGCCGCCGGGAGGCCCCTTTGTCCGCGCCGAAGACCCCGTTCGCCCCCACCGACCCGCTCGGACTCGACGAGCTGCTCGGCCCCGAGGACCTCGCCGTCCGCGACACCGTCCGCTCCTGGGCCGCCGACCGGGTCCTGCCGCACATCGCCCAGTGGTACGAGGACGGCGAGCTCCCGCAGATCCGCGAGCTGGCCCGCGAGCTCGGCTCCATCGGCGCGCTCGGCATGTCCCTGACCGGCTACGGCTGCGCCAGCGCGAGCGCCGTCCAGTACGGCCTGGCCTGCCTGGAACTGGAGGCCGCCGACTCCGGGATCCGCTCGCTGGTCTCCGTCCAGGGCTCCCTCGCCATGTACGCGATCTGGAAGTACGGCTCGGAGGAGCAGAAGCAGCGGTGGCTGCCCGGCATGGCGGCCGGCGAGCTGATCGGCTGCTTCGCGCTGACCGAGCCCGACATCGGCTCCGACCCGGCCGCCATGCGCACGTACGCCAAGCGCGACGGCTCCGACTGGGTGCTGAACGGCCGCAAGATGTGGATCACCAACGGCTCGGTGGCCGCCGTGGCCGTCGTCTGGGCCCAGACGGACGAGGGGATCCGCGGCTTCGCCGTCCCCACGGACAGCGCGGGCTTCTCGGCGCCGGAGATCAAGCACAAGTGGTCGCTGCGCGCGTCGGTGACGAGCGAGCTGGTGCTGGACGACGTACGGCTGCCCGCGGACGCGGTGCTTCCGGAGGTCACGGGGCTCAAGGGTCCGCTGGGCTGCCTGAGCCACGCCCGGTACGGGATCATCTGGGGGTCGATGGGCGCGGCGCGCGCCAGCTTCGAGGCGGCGCTCGACTACGCGAGGACGCGGGAGCAGTTCGGCCGGCCGATCGGCGGCTTCCAGCTCACCCAGGCCAAGCTCTCGGACATGGCGCTGGAACTCCACAAGGGCATCCTGCTCGCCCACCACCTGGGCCGGCGCATGGACGCGGGCACCCTGCGGCCGGAGCAGATCAGCTTCGGCAAGCTCAACAACGTCCGCGAGGCCATCGACATCTGCCGCACCGCGCGGACCATCCTCGGGGCCAACGGGATCTCCCTGGAGTACCCCGTCATGCGGCACGCGACCAACCTGGAGTCGGTCCTCACCTACGAGGGCACCGTCGAGATGCACCAGCTGGTCCTGGGCAAGGCGCTCACCGGGCTCGACGCCTTCCGGTAGGCCGGTGAGGATCCCCCGCCTACCGCTGGGAGGTACCCCCGGGCTCAGCTCTGGTTGAAGAAGTCGCGGGAGCGGCCGCCCGCCTCACCGCTGACGATCTGGGTGTCGGCCGGGGTCAGGAGGAAGACCCTGGTCGCCACCCGTTCGATCGACCCGCGCAGCCCGAAGGTCAGGCCGGCCGCGAAGTCGACGACGCGCTTGGCGTCGGTGGGGTCCATCGACGACAGGTTCACGATGACCGGGACGCCCTCGCGGAACAGCTCGCCGATGCCGCGCGCGTCGCGGAAGCCGTCGGGGGTCACGGTCGCGATGCGGCGCCCGCGCTCGACCGCGGAATCCGAGGCCACCTTCACCCGGGGGTCGGTGACCCACTGGTCGCCGGGGCCGGAGACCGAGCCCTGCTGGCGTTCCACCGCCTCCGCGTAGTCGTCGTCGTAGTACCGCTCGTCGTCGCTGTCCTCTACGAGACCCAACCACGCACTCGCCTTGCGTACCGAACCCATGGACGCCTCCTTTCACCGTGGCCAGTCTGTCTTCTTCTCCGCTGCCCCTATGGTCGTCCATGATGCTGACAACGCGCCAAGTGGATAGCCGCCGCGCAGATGTTTCGTGACGGGACTGGTGCAGAACATCCGTTGCACGGACGAGCTTCCCGGACGCTACCGCTGCTGACTGAGTGAAAATACGACCACTGCCGCCGTCCGGGTGAGGCACTGGGGCGTACGAGTGATCGGCCCGGCTGGATACGATGCCCCGGAATCTTGCGTATGACACACGGGGGAAGCGGTTGTTCGGCATCGTCAGACCTTGCGCGCACCGGCTGGGCGAGCGCTTCAAAACGGAGTGGATGGCCCATCTGTGCGGCCTCTGCCTGGCACTTCGCGGTGACCACGGACAGTTCGCCCGGATCGTCACCAATTACGACGGGCTGCTGGTCTCCGTCCTGACGGAGGCTCAGGCCGGTCCGCTGCCCGGCGCCCGGCGCACCGCAGGACCCTGCCCGCTGCGCGGCATGCGCACCGCTCCGGTCGCCAACGGCGAGGGCGCCCGGCTCGCCGCCGCCGTGTCGCTCGTGCTGGCCTCGGCGAAGGTGCGGGACCACGTGGCCGACCGGGACGGCCTGTTGGCCCGCGCGCCGATCGCCGCCGCCGCGCGCAAGGTGGCCCGGGGCTGGGACCGGGCCGGCGCCCGCACCGGCGCCTCGCTCGGCTTCGACACGGCGGTGCTCGTGGACGCCGTGGACCGCCAGGGCGGCATCGAGAGCCTGGCCGGCCCCGGCACCTCCGTGCTGGTGGTCACCGAGCCGACGGAGACCGCGACCGCGGCCGCCTTCGCGCATACCGCGGTCCTGGCGGGACGGCCAGGCAACGGCGCGGCCCTGGCCGAGGCCGGCCGGTACTTCGGGCGGCTCGCGCACCTGCTGGACGCCGTCGAGGACCAGGCCGCCGACGCGCGGACGGGCGCCTGGAACCCGCTCACCGCCACCGGCACCTCCCTCGCCGAGGCCCGCCGGCTGTGCGACGACGCGCTGCACGGGATACGGCTGTCCCTGCGCGAGGTGGAGTTCGCCGACGCGGGGCTCGCCCACCGGCTGCTGGTGCACGAGCTGCGCACCTCCGTGGACCGGGCGTTCGGCAGCTCCTCGTGCGGGCACACCGCGACGAACTCGGCGGGCCAGGGGTACGGGCAGCCTCCCCAGGGGTACGGGCAGCAGGGGTACGGGCAGCCCCCGCAGGGGTACGCGGCCGGGTACGGCCAGGGCGGTCCGTACGCCGGCGGCCAGGCGAACCCGTACGCCCCCGGCGGGCCCGGGATGCCGCCGCCGATGGGCCCGGGCGGCCCCGGCGGTGGCGGTGGCGGCGGATTCGGCGGGCTCCCCCCGCAGAGGCCGCGCCGCGGCCTGCTGGCCGGCTGCGCGGTGGCCATCGGCCTCTTCTGCACCTGCCAGCTCTGCTGCACGGAGCACGAGGGCCCCTGGTCCCGGCAGAAGCGCGACCCCTGGTGCGACGCCTGCGAGTGCTGCGAGAACTGCGACTCCTGCAGCAACTGCTGTGATTGCTGCAACTGCGACGGCTGCTGCTGCGACGGGTGCGGCTGCGACTGCTGAGGCGGCGTCAATTCCCCCAGGTCCGGACGGGTTACCGGAAGGTTCCCGCCCGGTCCGCGGGGGAAGGGCTGAGCGGCATGAGCGACGACGCGGAAACCAAGGCCTGGCGGGAGTGGCACGAGCACCGGACGGCCACCGTCTCCGCCCCGTACGGACCCCTCGCCCTGACGGGCACGCACTGGCTCGCCGACTACCCGGAAGGTCGACTTCCGGCCGTTCCGGGGCACTGGCGCGCCCACGACGGCGGGGTCCTGCTGACGGCCCGCGCCGAGGAGGGCGTCGAGCTCGACGGGCGGCCCCTCATAGGGGAGGCCGCCCTCGCCGCGGACGAGGGCCGGCCCGCGCACTCCCGGCTCGCGGCCGGGGAGGTACGGCTCGTGGTGATCCGGCGTGAGGGGCAGTGGGCGGTCCGCGTCTACGACCCCGCCGCCCCGGCCCGGCGCGCCTTCGCCGGCGTCGAGGCCACCCCGTACGACCCCGCCCTCGCGCTGCCGGGGCACTTCCGCCCGTACCCCGAGCGCAGGACCGTCGAGGTGGAGAACGCCGACGGGCACGCCCGGGGCCTCGGCCTCGGCGGCGAGCTGACCTTCGTCCGCGCGGGCGTCGTGCACGCCCTCCAGGTGGCCGTGGACGAAGCCGACGGCAGCCTCTGGGCCGTCTTCGCGGACGCCACCAGCGGCGGCTCGAGCTACCGCTTCCGCTTCCTGCACCCCGGCACTCCCGCCCCGGACGGGTCCCTCACGGTCGACTTCAACCGGGCCCAACTCCCGCCCTGCGCCTTCGCCGACCACTTCATCTGCCCGTTCCCGCCGCCCGGGAACACCCTGCCCTTCGCGGTCGCCGCCGGCGAGCGACGGCTGAAAGGCGCCCTTGCCGCCGGTAACTGACGCCAGGACACTCCCGTTCAGCGTCACCCGGCGGACTTGTCAGGGCCACGACGAGAGTGCGGCTTCCCGGCCGCGCCCCCGCAGTGTCCCCCCACCGCCGCTCACGGGCTCCGGCACCCCCACCCCAGCCGGGCCCCCGACCCCCACCCGGGAGGACGTGAAGTGAGGACCAACAGCAGTACCCGCCTCCGCCTGCTCGCGCTGGCCGCAGGCCTGGCCGCGACGGCGGCCCTCGCAGCCCCCACCGCCGCCACCGCGGACGACAACGGCAACGGCTTCAGCGCAGCCCGCCTCGCCGCCGCCGGAGCCTCCGTCCTGCGCGCCGACGTCGCCGGCACCGCATGGCACACCGACCCCGCCACCGGCACCCTCGTCGTCACCGCCGACTCCACCGTCACCGCCGCCGACATCGCCAGAATCCGCCGCGAGGCCGGCCCCGACGCGGCCGCGCTCCGCGTCGAACGCACCCCCGGCAAGCTGACCAAGCTGCTCTCCGGCGGCGACGCCATCTACGCCAGCAGCTGGCGCTGTTCGCTCGGCTTCAACGTCCGCAGCGGCAGCAACTACTACATCCTCACCGCCGGCCACTGCACCGAGGGCGCCGGCACCTGGTGGAGCAACTCCTCCCACACCACCGTCGTCGGCAGCACCGCCGGATCCAGCTTCCCCACCAACGACTACGGGCTCATCAAGTACGCCAGCAACAGCCCGGTCCCGCCCGGCACCGTCGGCAGCCAGGACATCACCAGCGCCGTCAACGCCACCACCGGCATGTCCGTCACCCGGCGCGGCTCCACCACCGGCATCCACAGCGGCTCCGTCACCGGCCTCAACGCCACCGTGAACTACGGCGGCGGCGACGTCGTCTACGGGATGATCAGGACCAACGTCTGCGCCGAACCCGGCGACAGCGGCGGCCCCCTCTACTCCGGCAGCCGCGCCGTCGGCCTCACCTCCGGCGGCAGCGGCAACTGCTCCTCCGGCGGGACCACCTTCTTCCAGCCCGTCGTGGAGGCCCTGAACGCCTACGGCGTCAGCGTCTACTGACCTCCGCCTCCCGCCGCAGGCCCCCTGGACGTCCTCCCTCCTTCTGGGAGGATGTCCAGGATGTCCTGGGCACCCGCGGGGGAGGAGCTCGTATGAAGCGCATCGGAGTGACCGGCCACCGGTCGATTCCCGATGAGGTGCTCGGCCACGTGCAGGAATGCCTGCGGGCCGTGCTCGCCGGCCACCCGGGCCCGCTGGAGGCCTTCTCCAGCCTCGCCGACGGAGCCGACCAGCTCTTCGCGGACATCGCCCTGGAACACGGCGCCGACCTCACCGTCGTCATCCCCAGCGAGGACTACGAGGACACCTTCGAGGACCCCGACGCCCTCGCCGGCTACCGCCGGCTCAGGCGCCGCGCCGCCCAGGAGGTCCGGCTGGACTTCGCCCGCTCCACCGACGAGGCCTACTACGCCGCCGGCACCTACATCGCCGACTGCTGCGACCGGCTCGTCGCCGTCTGGGACGGCCTCCCCGCGCGCGGGCACGGCGGCACCGCCGAGATCGTCGCCTACGCCCGCGCCCTCGGCAAACCCGTCACCGTCATCTGGCGCGAGGGCGTGGCCCGCGACTGAGCCACGCCCCGCCGCCGGGGTCAACTGCTGTGCCGCGCCAGCCAGTCCGTGTGCTGCGGCGACACGTACCGCTCCGTCTCGTACACGGCGGACGGCCACTGCGACTCCGTGATGGTCGTCTGCATCACCACCATCATCGCCGCCAGGTCCTGCTCGATCAGCGTGTGCGCCTCGATCAGCGGATGGTGGCGGCGCACCTCGTTCCAGGCGATCCCCGCCGCCGCGGCCGCACTCAGCAACCCCGCCGGCCCCGCCCCGGGCCCCGAGCCGAAGGCGCCCAGCACCGCCAGCAGCAGCGCCAGACACGTCAGCAGCACGATCGTCCACGACCACAGCGCCGTCGCCCGCCGCGACCCCTCCGTCCTGCGCCGGTACCAGTTGCGCTGCTCGATCAGCCGGTCCCGGACGTAGGTCTCCCTGCGCACCTGGTAGTCCAGCCCGCGCAGCCGCCGCATCGCACCGGTGATCTCGGCACCCTGCGGCACCAGCCCCGCCGCCCGCGGATCCTCCCAGCCCATCTTGCGCAGCTCGTCCAGCCCCTTCTCCAGCCGCGCCCGGTACACCTCCTCCGGCCCGGCGGCCTCGGACCCGAACGGCGCCCCGTGCACGGCGTACCGCCACGCCAGGGACTTGATGAACTCGGCCGCGCTGCGGTTGAGCTGCCACTGCGGACGGGCCCGCCGACTGCCCGCCCGTACGCCCACGGCCAGCACCCCCGCGTACGCGAGCGCGCTCACCGCCGCGAACACGTGCAGCCCGCCCACCGCCGGCCCGGCCGGCAGGGCCGCGGCCCCCGCGGCCGCGACCAGCAGCAGCAGCTGCGCGCGCGTGGCGTGCGTCGACTCCCGCTGCCGGGAGACCGCCGCCTGATCGGTGTGGTGGAAGAGGACCGGCAGGTCCTCGTTGCGAAAGGTCATGCTGTCGGTCACGGCGCCCCCTGCGCTCGCTCCCGGGCGGCGGAGCCGCGAGGCCCCGCCGCCCGCCGTCGGATCACACCGCGAGCGGCTCCAGGTCCCGGTGGACCCGCCGCTCGTCACGGGCGTACCGGGTCAGACCGTGGTCCTCCCCGAGCAGCCGCGTCAGCTCGGACACCGCCTCCGCCCGCACCCGGGCCGCCTCCTCCTTGCGGCCCACCATGTCCAGGCTGACCGCCATGTTCGACGCGCTCGCCAGGGTCTCCGGATGGTGCGCCCCCAGCGCCTCGCGCAGCCGCACCACCGCGATCCGCTCCAGCTCCAGGGCCCCGTCCGGGTCGCCCAGGTCCGCCCGCGCGTTCGCCAGGTTCAGGTGCGCGAAGATCGTGTGCGGGTGGTCGTCGCCCAGCACCTCCCGCATGCTGCGGATCGTCTGCCGCAGCAGCGGCTCCGCCGTCTCCGCGGCGCCCGTGCCCCAGTGGAATACCGCCAGGTTGTTCACGGCCGCCAGGGTGTACGGGTGCTTCTCGCCCGGCACCTTCATGTACTCGTCCACCACCTCCTGCGCCAGGTCCCGGGCCGCGCCCGGATCACCCGTCGCGAACAGGTCCGAGGCCAGGTTCAGCTCACAGGCCAGCAGGTCCGGATTGACCGAGGTGTACTTGGCCCGGTACCGGTTGCGGGTCGCCGTCGTCAGCCGCAGCGCGTTCTCCAGCTCCCCGGCCCGCCGCAGCGACACCGCCAGGTTCTTCGCCGCCGACAGCGTGCCCGGGAAGGCCCGGCCCAGCGTCCGCTTGTAGATCTCGTACGTCCGGCTCAGCAGCTGCACCGAGTCCTCGTACCGGCCCACCTCGCGCAGGTCCCGGGCCAGGTTCTGCGCCGAGGACAGCGTGTACGGGTGGTCCGGGCCCAGCACCTCCGTGCGCCGGTCGAAGACCTCCTGGTCGATCTCCCGGGCCCGCGCGTACTGCCCGACCATGCGCAGGTTCAGCGCCAGGTTGTTCGCCGCCGCCAGGGTGCGCGGGTGCGCCTCGTGGAAGATCTGCCCGAAGCCCTCGTGCGCGGCCGTCGCCAGCTCCATCGCCTTCCCGTACTGCCCCAGCGCGCCCAGGTCCATCGCCAGACCGCTGGTGGTCATGTACGTGTGCGGGTGGGAGGGGCCCAGCGCGGCCCGCTGCCGCTCCAGCGTCACCTCGTCCAGCTCCTTCGCCTCAACGAACCGGCCCCGGGAGCGCAGGATGTTCGACAGGTGGAACCGCAGGTACAGGTACTGGAGGTCGTCGCTGCCCAGCATCTCCCGCCAGGCCTCGCGCAGCTCCTCGCCCAGCGCGTACGCCGCCTTGAAGTCACCGCGCTTCCACAGGTACCGCACCCGGTCGATCAGCAGCCGGCGGGTCTCCGGCTCCGAGCAGAACCGTGCCTCGGACGGGTTCAGGTGCGGCCAGATCGTGTTGAACCTCGGCCAGGTCTCCGGGTTGTCTATCGGCTCGTCGTCGTCGGGGCGGGCCCCCGCCAGGATCCGGTGCACGGCGTGCCGCGCCTCGAGCTGCTCCTCCTGCGACAGCTGCGCCCGGATCACCGCCTGCACCAGCCGGTGCACCTGGATGCTGTTGCCGACCTGGTCGACCTTGGCCATCGCGAACCGGCCGATCTCCCGGATCACCCGGCCCAGCACCAGCTTCTCCTGGAGCGAGGGGTCGTACGGCTTGAGCGCGTCGATCATCTCCTTGCTGTAGAGCAGGTTCGCGGAGATCGGCTCCGGCGCGAAGAACGCGCACAGCTGGAGCAGCCGCACCGCGGCCGGGGAGCGGGACTGGAGCCGCTCGATCGACACGTTCCACGTCGCCGCGACCGGCTGCGGGTAGCCCTCCGGCTGGTTCAGGCTCAGCACCCGCGCCGTCTGCTCGGCGAGCTGCTCCAGGTACACCGACACCGGCGTCGCGGTCTCCGAGATCCAGGCGCCCGCCTGCTCGACGGCCAGCGGCAGGTCGCCCACGGCCACGGCCACCTGCTCGGCGTCCTCCTTGCTCAGGCCCGGGGCCCGGCGCTGGAGGTGCTCGATGGACTCCTCGCGCAGGAACACGTCCACCGGCAGCGCGTCCCCGTACTGGGACCACGACTGGTTGCGCGAGGTCACCAGCACGTGCCCCGGGCCGCCCGGCGGGAAGAACCGCTTCAGCGTCTCGGGATCGTCGGCGTTGTCGAACACCAGTAGCCAGCGCGAGGTCGGCACCCCGCGCCGCAGCAGGTCGATCGCCTCCTTGGAGGCGGCCTCGATGTCCTCGCCGGCCTGCGCGCCCAGCCGTACGGCCAGCTCCGCGAGGGAGGCGCGCACGTCGTCGGGCTGCTCCGAGGAGATCCACCACACCAGGTCGTAGTCGGCCATGAAACGGTGCACGTACTCCTGCGCCACCTGGGTCTTGCCCACGCCGCCGAGCCCGTACAGGGTCTGCGGCTGCGGCAGCACCACGGCCATGCCGCCGCCGAGCTGGTCGCGCATCCGCTCCAGCACGATGGAGCGGCCGGTGAAGCCGGGGTTGCGGGGCGGCGCGTTCCAGATCTTCGGGACCGTGCCCGGGAAGCGGGGGCCGGGGTGCGAGGCGCTGGACACGGTGTCCGGCAGCGCCATGGGCCGCTCCACCGCGCGCAGCAGGGCGGCGGTCGCGTGCACCTCGTCGAGCCGGAACAGGTCCACCGGGTTCCGGTCGATGTAGGGCGTGGCCAGGCGTACGTCGCCCACCCGCAGCGGTATCAGGTGGCGCCGGCCTCCGGTCGGGTCCTCGGCGGCGGCCCGGTTCCACACGTCCACCGCCCGGGCCGACTTGAGGTAGGCGCTGGAGAGCAGCACCACGGTCCGGGCGGCGGTGTCCACGCTGAGCCCCGTCCCGCCCAGGGTGTCGCCGGCAGCGGCGTCGGGCGCGCGCTCGGCGGACACGTCCTTGGGGACCACCCGGAACCCGGCCCGCGTGAGCACCGACTCGATCCAGTCGGCCCACATCCGGTTCTCGGCGACGTAGGAGAGGAACAGGTCGGCGGGCAGTGCCGGGCGGCGGCGGGTGAAGGCGTCGCGGATCCGCAGCCGCACCTCCTCGCCGATCACCGGCATCGAGGTGATCTCGCCGCCGGTGACCACCGTGGTGAGCCGTTCGAAGGCGGAGAGCAGGGAGTTGGTCAGCCCGGCCTCGTCGCCGAAGGTGGCCAGCGTCTCCTCGTAGGCGTAGTAGGGGCGGTACGGGATCTCCACCGCGCCCCAGTAGGAGGTCAGCTCGTCCCCGACGAGGCCGTTGGGGAAGCGGTCGAACTTCAGGCGGGCCAGGGCGCGGCCGGCGTCCGCCTTCTCCTTCTCGCCCTCGTCGATGCGCATGGGCACCGGGTAGATCTTGATGCCGCGGTCGTTGAACCGCTCGTCGATCTGCCGGGCCACCGAGGCGGCGCCGTCGATGGACTGGTCGGACAGGGTGAAGCAGTCCACCAGGACGTCGGGGAGGTGGACGGTGCAGATGTCGGCGATGTCGGACAGGCCGGTGCGGCTGTCGATCAGGACGTAGTCGTAGTTGGCCTTCATGTCGGCGCGCAGGGCGTCGAAGAAGAGGCCGCCCCCGAGCCGGTCGTAGAAGTTGTCCCAGTCGAAGGTGGACACGGTCGCCGAGTACTCGCGGTTCTGCCGGCCCGCCGAGACGAAGTCGAGGGTGCCGCCGTCCGGGAACTCCCAGCCGTGGGTCTCCGGGGTGAGGGAGACGGCGTGCGGCTGGATCCGCGCGTACTCCTTGTGCCAGTCGGCGGCGCGCTGCACGGGGCTGGTGGCGGCCCAGGCGTACTCGCTGATCAGGTCGATGACGCCGGTGGTGGCCCCCAGGGTGGAGGGGTCCAGGAAGGGGTGGAAGAAGCGGTGCAGGCCCGGGGCCTCCAGGTCCCAGTCCACGGCGAGGACCCGTTTGCCGTTGGCGGCGAGGATCCAGGCGGTGTTGGCGAGGGCCATCGTGCGGCCGGTGCCGCCCTTGTACGAGTAGAAGGTGACGATGCGTCCGTCTCGGCTGTCACGACTGGCTGTCATCCGCGTCCCCCCGGGTCTGTGTCGGTGTCTTCGCCGTGCTCGTCGGTCTCGCCGTCCGGGCCGCTCGCGCCGTCGTGCCGCCGTGCGGGCGGGAAGGGGGCCGGCGGTGGTAACGGAGGCGGCCCGCCCATCCCCATCGGGCCCAGCAGCCGCGGTCGTTCGGTGGAGGTGTTCCCGGCCGGCAGGTAGACCTGCGCGTGTCTGAGGTACTGCTGGGCGGCCGCCTCCACCACCTGCGGCAGGATCTGCCCGAGCGTCTCCATGCTGGCCACGCCGTTGGCCGCGGCCCGGCAGGCGGCCCGGCCCTGGCTCATCTTGACGGGCAGGGTCTCCTCCAGCCGGCGGGCGAGCTCGGCCTCCTTGGCCCGGCTCTGGTGGTCGTACCGGTTCCACGGCACGACCACGTTGATCCACGGGCGGTGCTCCTGGTCGAAGGCGGCCAGCCGCTGGCGGCGCTGTTCGTCCTCCACCGCCCAGCGGTCGACGATCAGGATCTCGGGGCGGGTGGGCGGCTGTTTGCTGTCGAAGTGGCCGGCCTCGTCGTCGAAGGAGGACATGGTGGTCTGGTAGTTGAGGTTCCGGACCAGGTCCTCGGCGACGTACGCGACGGGCCGCTGCGAGGTCGGGTGGTACGGGTTCCAGTCGAGTGCGCTCTCCCCGTAGTACTCGGGGCTGCGGCCGTCCGGCAGGTCGTGCCGGGAAGCGGCGGCCACGGTCACGTGGAGGGTGCGAGAGGGACTGCCGCCGGGAACGGGGCCCTGGCCGCCGCTGTGCCCGAACGCGCTGGGCACCACCCGGTAGTCCAGCGGGCGCACCGGGTGCAGGCGCACGGTCTCGGCCACCCGGACGATCCGCCGGGCCAGTTCGTAGACGGCCTGCTCGTACTGCTCGGCGTACCCGCGCAGCTTGATCAGGCCGTACAGCCCGTCGGTGACGTAGCGCTCGCCGAAGGTGTTGTGGTTGAACTGCAACCGCTCGGCCGGGCCGGGCAGTTGGGAGGGCGGTACCGGTACCCACAGGGCGGGGACGATGGCCTCGGCGGCCGGCTGGTTGCTGACCGCACCGTGCTGGATGGTGCGCTGCGCGAAGGCGAACCACTCCTTCCCGCACATCTCGCTGGCGAAGTAGCGCGGCGAGAACAGGGGGACGAAGACCCGGCAGGTGGCGAGCGCCGCCCCGAGCCGTTCCGACCAGCCCTCGCCGCTGCGTATCTCCCGGTCCATGAAGCCGGCCTCGGACCCGGCGGGCAGGTCCGTGAGCGCCATGATGTGGCTGCACAGGTCACGGAAGAGACGCTCCACCCACATGTCGGGATCGGGTCCTCCCGGCCCGAACCTCGGTGTATGCGCATAACTGAGGAAGAAGTACGGCTGTACTGATGCGGGCACACGACCCCCGTCCCGAAGCTGCGAGCGAAGAAACATCATTCCGGAGCTGCTTCGCCACATCCCCTCATGGTTCAGTCAATCAGCGTCTGTTTTCGGTCATCCAGGCCTGGGCGTGGTCAACGGCGTCCGGAATCGAGAACAACACCGCGGAAGTCCCTCCCACCCGCCCCCCGCGCACCAGGGAATCCGGGAACGCCCGGCCGATCTCCTCGAAATCCCCGTCGTCCAGCGCGACGTCCTCGTACGTCGTCCACTCACCCGCGTCGGAGCGCCCTCCCCGCCCCCCGTGCCCGCCCGGAAGGTTCACCTTCACCACGCAGTCGTACATCCGCAAGGGGGGCTTCGGAATTCGGTACTCCGCGAGATGGAAAGCGGTACAGGCCGAAAATCCCACATTGATCATGAGCA contains these protein-coding regions:
- the fxsT gene encoding FxSxx-COOH system tetratricopeptide repeat protein → MTASRDSRDGRIVTFYSYKGGTGRTMALANTAWILAANGKRVLAVDWDLEAPGLHRFFHPFLDPSTLGATTGVIDLISEYAWAATSPVQRAADWHKEYARIQPHAVSLTPETHGWEFPDGGTLDFVSAGRQNREYSATVSTFDWDNFYDRLGGGLFFDALRADMKANYDYVLIDSRTGLSDIADICTVHLPDVLVDCFTLSDQSIDGAASVARQIDERFNDRGIKIYPVPMRIDEGEKEKADAGRALARLKFDRFPNGLVGDELTSYWGAVEIPYRPYYAYEETLATFGDEAGLTNSLLSAFERLTTVVTGGEITSMPVIGEEVRLRIRDAFTRRRPALPADLFLSYVAENRMWADWIESVLTRAGFRVVPKDVSAERAPDAAAGDTLGGTGLSVDTAARTVVLLSSAYLKSARAVDVWNRAAAEDPTGGRRHLIPLRVGDVRLATPYIDRNPVDLFRLDEVHATAALLRAVERPMALPDTVSSASHPGPRFPGTVPKIWNAPPRNPGFTGRSIVLERMRDQLGGGMAVVLPQPQTLYGLGGVGKTQVAQEYVHRFMADYDLVWWISSEQPDDVRASLAELAVRLGAQAGEDIEAASKEAIDLLRRGVPTSRWLLVFDNADDPETLKRFFPPGGPGHVLVTSRNQSWSQYGDALPVDVFLREESIEHLQRRAPGLSKEDAEQVAVAVGDLPLAVEQAGAWISETATPVSVYLEQLAEQTARVLSLNQPEGYPQPVAATWNVSIERLQSRSPAAVRLLQLCAFFAPEPISANLLYSKEMIDALKPYDPSLQEKLVLGRVIREIGRFAMAKVDQVGNSIQVHRLVQAVIRAQLSQEEQLEARHAVHRILAGARPDDDEPIDNPETWPRFNTIWPHLNPSEARFCSEPETRRLLIDRVRYLWKRGDFKAAYALGEELREAWREMLGSDDLQYLYLRFHLSNILRSRGRFVEAKELDEVTLERQRAALGPSHPHTYMTTSGLAMDLGALGQYGKAMELATAAHEGFGQIFHEAHPRTLAAANNLALNLRMVGQYARAREIDQEVFDRRTEVLGPDHPYTLSSAQNLARDLREVGRYEDSVQLLSRTYEIYKRTLGRAFPGTLSAAKNLAVSLRRAGELENALRLTTATRNRYRAKYTSVNPDLLACELNLASDLFATGDPGAARDLAQEVVDEYMKVPGEKHPYTLAAVNNLAVFHWGTGAAETAEPLLRQTIRSMREVLGDDHPHTIFAHLNLANARADLGDPDGALELERIAVVRLREALGAHHPETLASASNMAVSLDMVGRKEEAARVRAEAVSELTRLLGEDHGLTRYARDERRVHRDLEPLAV
- a CDS encoding TIR-like protein FxsC; this encodes MFLRSQLRDGGRVPASVQPYFFLSYAHTPRFGPGGPDPDMWVERLFRDLCSHIMALTDLPAGSEAGFMDREIRSGEGWSERLGAALATCRVFVPLFSPRYFASEMCGKEWFAFAQRTIQHGAVSNQPAAEAIVPALWVPVPPSQLPGPAERLQFNHNTFGERYVTDGLYGLIKLRGYAEQYEQAVYELARRIVRVAETVRLHPVRPLDYRVVPSAFGHSGGQGPVPGGSPSRTLHVTVAAASRHDLPDGRSPEYYGESALDWNPYHPTSQRPVAYVAEDLVRNLNYQTTMSSFDDEAGHFDSKQPPTRPEILIVDRWAVEDEQRRQRLAAFDQEHRPWINVVVPWNRYDHQSRAKEAELARRLEETLPVKMSQGRAACRAAANGVASMETLGQILPQVVEAAAQQYLRHAQVYLPAGNTSTERPRLLGPMGMGGPPPLPPPAPFPPARRHDGASGPDGETDEHGEDTDTDPGGRG